GTCCCTCCTTTTCCATGCTCTTCTCTTCCTCCTCAGTTTCCTGGATGATAAATGCGCGTGTATCCTCTGTGATACTCTGGTCTAGATTCACATAGAACAAATTTGGTCCTGCATGCACAAGGTCGTACCTCCTTCCGCCAACAACCATCTTAAATGAATCGTTAAATCCTGTTCCGATAAGGACAACTTGGTCATCCACAAAAGGCATATACAGAAGAACAAACGTATCCGGCAGCCCAAGGGAGGGCTCTTCTGGAATGGCTTCTTCAGGCTCAGATGCTTGCCCTACAAATGTGGGATGCCCATCGTAAATAGTCAGCAATACCACGGCTGAGAGCAAGAAGATGCTCAGAAACACCAGCTTCTGCCCCACTCTATCCTTGTTCATGGCCCTTCTTTGCCCTTGCAGTATATAAAATCTCCCACTGTCTGTGCAGTGTCCGTTTTTTCTTGGGCTTACTTCCTCGACTCTATCCTCTAACCCAAATCCTTTTAAACTAGTCAAACATCCTACCGAAAATGGCAGAGGAAATAGACTATTCAAAACCATTCAATGTTAGGATAATAGAAGATTGCAGGGACCCAGCTGATTATGGCATCTCTTGTAAATTAGATGGAGAGTTTGGGGTATGTTTAGGGTTGTATGAATTCCCGCATACTTGGAAAACTAGCTCTGGTGCACAAGGGAATCCTTTAACTCTTACAGAGTCTGGGGGTTATATCTGGGGGCTTGAGTGTTGGTGGGACGCGTATCCAGATGAGCATAAGGATGTCCCATTAGATCTGCAACAAAGAGTTCTTCAACTTCATAAACAAGGTTTGGCAAAACAATTAGAAACGAATCCTGATCCCTCGTTGAATTAAAGGCCACAGTCTTAACTTCTCCCGCTCCGTTTCGCTTGATCCTGGGAACGTGGCATCCTTTATCTGCAGCTAATACCCCTTGCTGAAATAAATCTCAGTAGAAGTCTCTTTCCCGCAGTGCAGGCATTTCCCTGCCTGGCCTTTCTGGTCAAACGGGATGTTCCTGGATGTGGCTCCGGTCTTCTCCTTGATCCCTGCCTCGCATTCGATCTTGCCGCAGAAGAGGCCAAGCACCAGTTTCCTTTCATCCAATGCCTTCACAACTTCCTCCCAATTCTGTGGGTGAACAATGCTCTTTGCCATCCTTTCTTTTGATTTCCTGAGCATAGATTTCTGGATATCCTCAAGGCAGGCTTTAACATAAGAGACAATGTCCTTGCAGGCAACATCCTGTTTTTCTCCAGTATCGCGGCGGATGACAACAACACAGTTTTTCTCAATATCCTTCGGCCCAATCTCAATTCTAAGAGGGACACCTTTCATCTCCCATTCATTATATTTCCATCCCGGGGTATACCCTTTCCGGTCATCAAGCTCAACCTGAAGCCACTTGAGCTTTTTCTGAATGTCTTTTGCTTTTTGCAGAATTGCCTCATCATGCTTGCCAAACAGGATCGGGATAACCACGCAATGGATGGGAGCAATTGCTGGGGGGATTACGACCCCCTTATCATCGCCATGCTCCATAATAACTGCCCCAATAGTCCTTGTTGAGATCCCCCAGGAATTCTGGTAAGGAAGATGAGCCTCCTCATCTTTTCCCAAATAGGATATGCCGAAGGCTTTTGCAAAGTTCTGTCCGAGGTGGTGTGAAGTAGCCATCTGCAGCCCTTTACCGTCAGGCATGAAGGCTTCTACAGACAGCGTGTACTTTGCTCCTGCAAACTTCTCATGCTCAGTCTTTCTGCCGGCAATCACAGCCACTCCAAGTACTTCTTCGCACAGCTTTTGATATTCCTCAAGATAGAGCCGGGTCTCTTTTGCGCATTCTTCATCAGTCTCATACACGCAATGGCCTTCCTGCCAGAGGAACTCCCTGGTCCGCAGAAATAATTTTGTGGCTTTGGTCTCCCATCTTACAACATTTGCCCACTGGTTGATTCTGAGGGGAAGATCCCTATAGCTCCGAATCCATCTTGAATACATATCATACATGATTGTTTCTGAGGTTGGACGTATGGCAAGGCGTTCACCTTCTTCACTGTTCGCAATCCAGGCAACCTCAGGCGCAAACCCCTCTGCATGCTGTGCTTCTTTCTTGAAGAAGGATTCCGGTATGAACAGGGGGAAATAGGCGTTTTTCACTCCTAGCTTCTTTATCCGCCCGTCAAAATACTGCTGAATATGTTCCCACATCCCATACCCGTGCGGCCTGATCACCATACACCCCTTTACAGGGGAATAATCGGCAATCTCGGCCTTGACGATTGCTTGGGGATACCATTCGTCAAGCCTGGACTTTGGGGCAGTGATGCCTATGGCTTTCTCAACCATGCTCTCCTGAGATTGTATGAGTTATTTAAAGGTTGCTCATCAAAAGGCTGCGTTCAAAATGAAGGTTGCCGTCATTCTTGCGAGCCTCTTCTATATGTATATGTACAGCTGACAGGGGGACTTGCCCCCTCGGGGATGTCAGCTTTATTCCTTAGACAGCTCAGGCGAGCCGATGGCAACCCGAAGAGATTTTGAACGCAGTCTCATCAAAGTTTCACACTCTCCTTTTATTCAGAAATGATTGTGTACACATACAGAATGATCAATGCCACCAAATACAGAATCAGGAAACTGACCAAGAACGATCCCCAGTCAATGTACATGCTGGGGGCAATAGCATCAAGATTTGCAACGATGACCGAGACTGGGACAAACCCCCAAATCTGCCTGCAAGACTCTCCCGGCTTGCAGAGCGGATTGGTGTAGGTTGGAACTCCATGGATAATCGAAAAAACTGCAATGATGAAGATAATCACAAAAAACTTGGCGACAGCAATCCCAAAAAACCTGCGTAACCTGCCTCGTTTCTCCTTGATTTTCCTGCGCAAGGGCATGATGATGGAAATGAGAAATGCGCATACGGCAATAAGGCTAAGATAGACACCTGCAGAATTCACGAGTTCAGCAGAGACCTGGCTTTCAGACTCGATCAGCCCGCTATACAAGCTCAGGCCACTTCCTGCAAGAAAAATCACCAGTGATATGAGGAAAAGCCTGAACCACGGATGCCTGGCCATACACGTTTGATGGTAGACACCCTTTTTATACCTTTTCCCATCATTGGCTCCACCCAAAAGGAGGCTGCCATCAATTTTGCGAGCCTCTTTACAGCTCTATGCACAGCTGACCGGGGGATGTCCCTACGGGGATGTCAGCTTTGTACCTTGGAAAGTTCAGGCGAGCCGATGGCAGCCCGATTAAGCCTTTGTAAAGGCATACAGAACTTGTGAAGTTTACTTTACACAAATGAGCCCGCCAGGATTCGAACCCGGATTTGTTGGTATATCCAAGCAATACCTCCCTTTCGTTCATCGTGATTGCTTACCGAAGCCAACTGTGCTATCCGTTACACCACGGGCCCCTATTCAAGAAAAAGAATGCACACTATTTATTGCTTTCTACTTCACCTTCTTGATCACATAGTCTTTCCTGGCTTTCTCTCCGGTTCCGCGAATCACAACATCTTCGTCGCTGTTCCTCCTCACTTCAGTAATACTGTATGAGCCTCCTTTGCGGGGCTGCTCAGTTTCAGGCTCGTCAGCCTCTGCGTACGGCTCCTTCATGCGCTTCACTGCCAATTCGATTGCTTTTTTGTTGCAGATCTTGAGGAGCTGTCTTGGGTTCTTTGCTCCTGCCTTATAGATCCTGTCAAGCTGCCTCTCGCTGAATGGAGTTAATCCTGTGCCTCCACACCCTCTGACGCGCTTTTCAACCATTTCTTTCATTGCCTCAGGATCCAGGCTTCCGATCTTCAGGCGGAGGCTGTCCTTCTCATCAATGCTGCCGGCATTCCCTACACTTGTTGCAATGATTTGAATATCCATGCTTTCTAAGAGTGATTCTGCCATGCTCATGTTTCCTTTTGACAGGTATTCCAGGTTGTCAATCAGCACCACAAGGCGCTTTCCTTTCAGCCGATCCTTGATCGCCTTCTTTTTCTCTTCACCAGAGTCAACGGCTTTCCGCTTGAAGCCGGTTGCCTTCTCGAAGAGGACATCAAGGAGCGAGTCTTGCCCGATCTGTCTGGCATCAATAAACACGGACATGAGCTTTGATCCATATCCCTGCAACTGCTCTGACAGCCACATCAGCAGTATTGTTTTCCCTGATCCTTCTTCTCCCGTGATCTTGCCAAAGCGGTACTTGTTCACGAGGAACAGGTTGATCTTCTCTTTTTCCCTTGCACAATCTGCGATATATTCTGAGGCAGGCAGCATGACGCCTGTTTCAAAGGGGTTCTGCTTGAATCCCAACTCACTGATCCAATCCAGGACCAGCTCGCTGTCTATCTTTTTCCTAAACTGCGGCTTGAATGAAGGCATCTTAACCTGCCAATTCTCTCTTCCCAGGCGCAGGGTGAACAGAGGCTCTTCAAGAGGGTCAGGCTCCCAAGAAAAGCGGATAAATGCCATAGATTTCCTGGAGGGGAGTTTGTTTATAAATGTTTTGGGCTGCGTAGAGGTTGGTGCGAAATCCTCGCAATGCTCGGGTTACCATCGAGTTCGCACATGGTATCTATATCTGTGATAATCGACATTCGTCCCCGTAAGGGACTTCCCCCTCAACTCAGTTTATGCTTTGCATTCAACAGCCTCGCGGAAGGGTGGCAACGCCGACTTTCTACAGAGCGGGCTGCGTAGAAAACTTTAAATACACTCCCTCCTTGTAAATTCACATGAAGCAGATTGTCGTTAGAGTCACGCCCTCCAGAGTCAAGTTCTCTCTTTGCATCCTTGTGATCTTAGGATTAGCCTACTATGCCTATTTTTACTATGGCCAGTATAATGAATACTACCAAAAATACAATGATCTCCTGACTGGCAGCCAGCCTGAATCTACAGAATCCGCTGAATCGGCGCTTGAGGAATCATCGACAGAAACAACTCCAGAGGAAGCCAGCCCAGCTGAAGAGCCAGCTTCTAATGCTTCAGATGCCTCTGGAGAGACTGCATCAGAGGCTTCTGAATCCCTTTCCGGCAAGCTTGAAGTCAAGCTCACAGCTCCGCTCTATGAGATTAAAGAGTCAGGAGACACAGAAAAGGCAGTGATCAGCCAAGTCAGGTTTTCTGTCACCAATGGGTTCGGCGCAGCCCAGAACCTCTTAGTCGAGTTCCACGCGTATGATGTTGGTGAGACTGATGAAAATAAGATTAATGCACGCAAAGGCGGGGATAGGACAACGCTGGCAACGCTCGCTGCAGGCCAGAGCATCACGAAGACTATCCTTTTTCCTTCAGACCAGCGCATCAACCTCTATAATCTCGATAAGGCAAAGATTGTGCAGATAGACCTCATCGATAAAAAAAGCTTTGACGATTCTAAGGAAGTTAAGGTTCTTGCATCAGACAAGGTTACACTGACGTTTACATAAGTCTTAACGCCTGCCAAGGGTTATCTCAATCGTAGAAACCCGGACATCCCTTCCTTCCCTGTTCTGGAAGCCTTCAGAATTAATCTGGATGCTATTGACTGCGATCTGGTTCTCCAAAAACCGCTTTGAGGCAACCTCGGCAACATCAACAGCGCGGCTGATGAACTTGCCTCTTGCCTTGACAATGACCTGAGAAGCGTTTTTCGCGGTGAACTGCATCACAACACCTGTGACATAGTTCATGAGTGGCTTGTTTCCAATAAAGACTGCGTTGTCGCTCATGCTTCTTTTTTCATCAAGCGCGTAATATATCCTGCAATTCCATTCCGAATCTTCTTGCTTGGGCCCTCTATGTATTGGTCGACAAGCTTTTTATTAGCATTAAATTCCTTGCTCAGCTCGTCCTTATGGCTTTCTATAGTCTTATTGCTCATCCGCTTGACGAGCTGTGTCTTGATTCTGCCCATAGGCTGCCTAATCTCGCATTCTTTATAAACATTGTGGTAGAATTTGATATGTTTTTGATGCGATTTAAGGCTTCAGCCTTTCTTGTATTCCGTATATGGCGTTGTCCTCTTGCTGATATACTCATTTGCAGAGTAGCTGGCATTTACTGCCTCAGCAACTCCTGTTATGGCCTGCTTGAACTCAGAATCACCAACATCTCCTGCTGCATAGAAGCCTTCAATATTTGTTGATGCGAGCCGATCAATGATGATCTCTCCTTTTGCATTCAACCTGACTCCGATCTCTTTCGCAAGCCGGCTTAAGGGGATATGGCCGATCTCAACAAAGAGGCCGTCAAGCTTGAATTCCTTTGATCCTTTGTAAGGCTTGTCAAAAACAACATGAGCCAGTTTTTCCTTTCCTTTGATCTCTACAACATTTGTGTTATTGATGACTGTGATTTTCCTGTTCTGTTCCACCCGCTTCATATTGATGGGCTCAGGATGGATTTCTTCGCCGCGATAAATGATATACACTTTTTTCGCCCATTGGGTAAGCAATAAAGCCTCTTTTGCAGAGCTGTCAGCCCCTCCGACAACACCAATAACTTTATTCTTGTAAAATGCTCCGTCACAGAGTGCGCAGTAATGCACACCTTTGTTTGTGAATTCTTTCTCTCCTGGAACATTTAGTTTTTTCCATTCACTTCCTGTCACAAAAATGATGGTTTTTCCCCAGTATGCCCCACTTGCTGTGGCCACCTTGAAGCTTCCATCTTTCTTCCTCTCAATCCTTGTTGCGTTCTCATCAGCATAGTCAAGGGGGTAGTTCCGCATATGCTTTTCCAGTGCTCCTGCTAACTCGAGGCCTGTTACGCTTGGAAACCCCGGGTAGTTTTCTACATCAGTCGTTAAGGTGATCACTCCTCCGAGATTTTCTGCAACAAGGAGGATCTTGAGCTGGAACCTCCCTGAGTACATCGCAGCCGCAAGCCCAGCACAGCCTCCGCCGATAATAATAACCTCATAAAGCGTCTTTTCTTTCGGCTTTCCGGGCTTGATGTCAGGTATGTCTTTTGGCATGCTTGGTGGGCAGGGATGGGAATATATAAATATTTGGTTTAACACTTCGTTCTTATGAAGCCTGAAATCCGCATCCTCGGCATCGATGACTCTCCGTTTGACAAATTCAGCCAGAAACGGATCCTGGTGATAGGAACTGTGTTCAGAGGAGGCACGGTTTTGGACGGCGTCATGTCAACAACTGTGGCCGTTGATGGAACTGATGCAACAAAGAAACTCATCGAAATGATCAATAAATCAAAATTCAAGCCTCAGCTGCGTTGCGTCATCCTTGATGGGATTGCATTAGGCGGCTTTAATGTTATAGATATCCACGCACTGCATAAAAAAACAAAAATCCCAGTCATGGTTGTTATCCGTAAATACCCCGACCTTCTAAAGATAAAGACAATCTTAACAAAACTCAAAAAAGAGAAAGCCGTAACACTCATCGAGAAGGCAGGCGCAATCCATAAGGCCGGCAATATCTATATCCAGATCAAAGGCATGACCCTCAAAGCAGCAGAAGAGACCCTCAAAATAACCTGCACCCGCTCCTACCTTCCGGAGCCAATTAGAGCAGCCCACATCATCGCAGCAGGGGTTGTGAAAGGAGAAAGCAAGGGAAGGGCTTAAAGCCCTGCCTGCTTCAGCTGGGCATCTAGGCTTTTATATGGTTGGGTCCAGTAGGGGACAACTGTTGCGCCTTCTGGCCGGATGACATTTCTGGGTCCTTCCCTTCTGATAATCTCCAGTTTTTCGCCTTCCATCTGGTGCATTTCAATTGGCAAAGGGAAGTTCTGGGCATAATCTATCCACTGATTACCCGTCTTTTCTCCCTGCCGGTGGATAAGAACAGCAGGGCCTGAGCGAAGCCTGGCAACAAGGCCTTCAGAGCCGCCTTCAAGAAGGAATTTTGTTCCAATATGCTTTTTGCCTAACAGAAACTGTTCCTCCATTGGAAACGAGTATAACTGTTCTTCCATAAGGGGGATAATCTCAGGGATTATATAAATTTGCACCCTACCATTTAAAAACCCACCATTATTCCTGTTTCCCATGGATTATGACTTGGACGAGCAAAGAATCATCAAAGAGATCAAGGAGAAAGGCCATAAGCGAATCCTTCTTCAATTAGCCGATGGCATCAAGCCGCAGGCCAGGGATTTGGTAAAAACCATAGAATCAGAAACCGATGCAGAATGCCTAATCTGGTTCGGCTCATGTTTTGGCGCCTGCGACCTGCCGTTGTCAATCAAATCCTTAGGCGTATCCTTGGTGGTAGCCTTCGGCCACAATACCTATATCAAGGATGTGAAAGGATGGTAGACTTTATGCTTGTGGAGGCTTTTTACAGGAAGCCATTCAGGCTGTCAGAAGAAGCGTTGGCAGCATTAAAGCCCTTCAGGAAAATTGCATTATTTGGATCAGTCCAATTTATTCAATTAGACGAGGTTATCCATCAATTAAAAACCACAAAAAAAGAGATACTAACCTCTCATGGCAAAAGAACCTCTGGCAACCATCAATTACTTGGCTGCGACTGTTTCCAGGATTCCTTCTCTGGCAAGGACATCTTCAAAAAAGCAGATATCATCCTTTACATTGGAGACGGCCTTTTCCACCCAAAAGCCCTCTTATTCTGCCAGCTTGGCTCAAAGAACCCAAAGGATATCGTTATTTTTGATCCCATCAATAATGCAGTAAAAAAAATAACAAGAAAAGACATCGAAGCCCAGATAAAAACCTACAAGGCAAATCTGATAAAATTCATGGCTGCTGAGAAGATAGGAATCCTGGTCTCAACCAAAACAGGCCAGAGTTACTTAAAAAATGCCGCAGTATTGCAAAAAGAGCTAAAAGCCAAAGGCAAAGAATCCTTCATCTTT
This is a stretch of genomic DNA from Candidatus Nanoarchaeia archaeon. It encodes these proteins:
- a CDS encoding FAD-dependent oxidoreductase: MPKDIPDIKPGKPKEKTLYEVIIIGGGCAGLAAAMYSGRFQLKILLVAENLGGVITLTTDVENYPGFPSVTGLELAGALEKHMRNYPLDYADENATRIERKKDGSFKVATASGAYWGKTIIFVTGSEWKKLNVPGEKEFTNKGVHYCALCDGAFYKNKVIGVVGGADSSAKEALLLTQWAKKVYIIYRGEEIHPEPINMKRVEQNRKITVINNTNVVEIKGKEKLAHVVFDKPYKGSKEFKLDGLFVEIGHIPLSRLAKEIGVRLNAKGEIIIDRLASTNIEGFYAAGDVGDSEFKQAITGVAEAVNASYSANEYISKRTTPYTEYKKG
- a CDS encoding 30S ribosomal protein S17e, whose protein sequence is MGRIKTQLVKRMSNKTIESHKDELSKEFNANKKLVDQYIEGPSKKIRNGIAGYITRLMKKEA
- the albA gene encoding DNA-binding protein Alba; protein product: MSDNAVFIGNKPLMNYVTGVVMQFTAKNASQVIVKARGKFISRAVDVAEVASKRFLENQIAVNSIQINSEGFQNREGRDVRVSTIEITLGRR
- a CDS encoding ATP-binding protein, producing MAFIRFSWEPDPLEEPLFTLRLGRENWQVKMPSFKPQFRKKIDSELVLDWISELGFKQNPFETGVMLPASEYIADCAREKEKINLFLVNKYRFGKITGEEGSGKTILLMWLSEQLQGYGSKLMSVFIDARQIGQDSLLDVLFEKATGFKRKAVDSGEEKKKAIKDRLKGKRLVVLIDNLEYLSKGNMSMAESLLESMDIQIIATSVGNAGSIDEKDSLRLKIGSLDPEAMKEMVEKRVRGCGGTGLTPFSERQLDRIYKAGAKNPRQLLKICNKKAIELAVKRMKEPYAEADEPETEQPRKGGSYSITEVRRNSDEDVVIRGTGEKARKDYVIKKVK
- the proS gene encoding proline--tRNA ligase — encoded protein: MVEKAIGITAPKSRLDEWYPQAIVKAEIADYSPVKGCMVIRPHGYGMWEHIQQYFDGRIKKLGVKNAYFPLFIPESFFKKEAQHAEGFAPEVAWIANSEEGERLAIRPTSETIMYDMYSRWIRSYRDLPLRINQWANVVRWETKATKLFLRTREFLWQEGHCVYETDEECAKETRLYLEEYQKLCEEVLGVAVIAGRKTEHEKFAGAKYTLSVEAFMPDGKGLQMATSHHLGQNFAKAFGISYLGKDEEAHLPYQNSWGISTRTIGAVIMEHGDDKGVVIPPAIAPIHCVVIPILFGKHDEAILQKAKDIQKKLKWLQVELDDRKGYTPGWKYNEWEMKGVPLRIEIGPKDIEKNCVVVIRRDTGEKQDVACKDIVSYVKACLEDIQKSMLRKSKERMAKSIVHPQNWEEVVKALDERKLVLGLFCGKIECEAGIKEKTGATSRNIPFDQKGQAGKCLHCGKETSTEIYFSKGY
- a CDS encoding DUF99 family protein → MKPEIRILGIDDSPFDKFSQKRILVIGTVFRGGTVLDGVMSTTVAVDGTDATKKLIEMINKSKFKPQLRCVILDGIALGGFNVIDIHALHKKTKIPVMVVIRKYPDLLKIKTILTKLKKEKAVTLIEKAGAIHKAGNIYIQIKGMTLKAAEETLKITCTRSYLPEPIRAAHIIAAGVVKGESKGRA
- a CDS encoding diphthamide synthesis protein, with protein sequence MVDFMLVEAFYRKPFRLSEEALAALKPFRKIALFGSVQFIQLDEVIHQLKTTKKEILTSHGKRTSGNHQLLGCDCFQDSFSGKDIFKKADIILYIGDGLFHPKALLFCQLGSKNPKDIVIFDPINNAVKKITRKDIEAQIKTYKANLIKFMAAEKIGILVSTKTGQSYLKNAAVLQKELKAKGKESFIFVDDTIDLSQMENFPFVEAWVNTACPRIGFDDLVHYTKPLININDAFTPEKAVMKYG